A window from Musa acuminata AAA Group cultivar baxijiao chromosome BXJ3-10, Cavendish_Baxijiao_AAA, whole genome shotgun sequence encodes these proteins:
- the LOC103975083 gene encoding pentatricopeptide repeat-containing protein At3g61360, whose amino-acid sequence MNLKVSAFLPRPGHQLLSSSSFSASAFTSGNPSSSSIAASVDDLAKLINDQPIPVLRHHIPTPFLSSPLVDSLLLRLFAAHAAAPKALYLFRLSLRGHRDHPPSSSAFATILHILTRARHFDAAFELIDDVARSQPALLTPKSLAVLLSRHAKFRTFDETLDAFDRAERAWAAAGLSFSFDEFNALLRAYCTQGRVSEARAIFRRFHSRFPPNSRTLNTLLLGFKESQNLVAFDLFYHDMMIRGFEPDAVTYCIRMDAYCKKMRFFDALGLLDEMPKNNCSPTVKSFTTLIHGSGIAKNPMHARRLFDEMVARGLVPDRGAYNALMGSFVRVGNLRSALEIMEEMEKAIQLDDVSYYTLLCGMKKYEDLEGFWKLYKRMVEKNFVPRTRTVMLLMKVFCENSRADLGLSLWNYLVEKGFCPHRHALDSLVTALCCKGNVVEAYKCFKQVVDRGRVPSERAFRVLEGFLVRTKKLDMMEELNQMTKRMQALVPSQF is encoded by the coding sequence ATGAATCTAAAAGTTTCCGCCTTTCTTCCTCGCCCGGGCCATCAgctcctttcttcctcatctttcTCCGCCTCCGCCTTCACCTCCGGTAATCCCTCGTCCTCCTCCATCGCCGCTTCCGTCGACGACCTCGCCAAGCTCATCAACGACCAGCCCATCCCCGTCCTTCGCCACCACATCCCTACTCCCTTTCTTTCCTCCCCTCTCGTCGactccctcctcctccgcctctttGCCGCCCACGCCGCCGCCCCCAAAGCCCTCTACCTCTTCCGCCTCTCCCTACGCGGCCACCGCGATCACCCTCCTTCCTCCTCCGCCTTCGCCACCATTCTCCACATTCTCACCCGCGCCCGCCATTTCGACGCCGCCTTCGAGCTCATCGATGACGTCGCCAGATCCCAGCCTGCCCTCCTGACCCCCAAGTCCCTCGCCGTGCTCCTCTCCCGCCACGCAAAgttccgaactttcgacgaaacGCTCGATGCCTTCGACCGCGCCGAGAGGGCCTGGGCCGCCGCCGGTCTCTCCTTCAGCTTTGACGAGTTCAATGCGCTGTTAAGAGCCTACTGCACCCAGGGGCGGGTTTCCGAGGCTCGTGCCATCTTCCGGAGGTTTCACTCCCGGTTCCCACCCAACTCTCGGACACTCAACACCCTACTTCTGGGCTTCAAGGAGTCCCAGAATCTTGTCGCGTTCGATCTTTTCTATCATGACATGATGATCCGGGGGTTTGAACCTGATGCAGTAACTTATTGCATTAGAATGGATGCCTACTGCAAGAAAATGCGATTTTTTGATGCTTTGGGGCTTCTGGATGAGATGCCGAAGAATAATTGCTCACCTACGGTCAAAAGCTTTACCACTTTGATTCATGGTTCTGGCATTGCAAAGAACCCAATGCATGCCCGTAGGTTGTTTGATGAAATGGTCGCAAGAGGACTGGTTCCTGACAGAGGGGCTTATAATGCATTGATGGGCTCGTTTGTAAGGGTGGGGAATCTTAGGTCTGCTTTGGAGATTATGGAAGAGATGGAGAAGGCAATTCAGCTTGATGATGTGAGTTATTATACGCTGTTGTGTGGCATGAAGAAGTATGAGGATCTAGAGGGGTTTTGGAAGCTCTATAAAAGGATGGTTGAGAAGAACTTTGTGCCAAGGACACGTACAGTAATGCTGCTCATGAAGGTATTCTGCGAGAACAGCAGGGCTGATTTGGGTTTGAGCTTGTGGAATTATCTAGTGGAGAAGGGATTTTGTCCTCATAGGCATGCATTGGATTCTTTGGTGACAGCACTATGTTGCAAAGGAAATGTGGTGGAGGCCTACAAGTGTTTTAAACAAGTGGTGGATAGAGGGAGAGTTCCATCTGAGAGGGCCTTCCGGGTGTTGGAGGGGTTTCTAGTGCGAACTAAGAAGTTAGACATGATGGAGGAGCTTAATCAGATGACAAAGAGAATGCAAGCACTTGTGCCCTCTCAATTTTAG